The following nucleotide sequence is from Streptomyces brevispora.
GGCGTGAAGCGGAGCTGCGGCCGCGCTTAAGAAAACCTCGATGGACCTGGGGCGCGCGGTACGGCAGATTTCTCCGTGACGGCGGAGGATGGTGCGCGGCAGCCGGTCGAAGCGCGCTGCCACGCCGTCCCCTCATTCTTCCCCGGGCCGCAGGCTTCCTCAGGCATGCCCCCGGCCCGGGGAGATCAACGCCGTACCAGGTACAGGGAGCCGCAGCCGTGAAGGCACTCGTGAAGCAGAAGGCCGAGCCGGGACTCTGGCTGATGGACGTTCCCGAGCCGGAGACCGGTCCCTCGGACGTGCTCATCAAGGTGCTCCGTACCGGCATCTGCGGTACCGACCTGCACATCCGTAACTACGACGGCTGGGCGCAGCAGGCGGTCAGGACCCCGCTCGTCCTGGGCCACGAGTTCGTCGGCGAGGTCGCCGCGATCGGGTCCGATGTCGTGGACATCGCCGTCGGCGACCTGGTCAGCGGCGAGGGCCACCTGGTGTGCGGCAAGTGCCGCAACTGTCTGGCCGGCCGCCGCCACCTCTGCCGCTCCACCGTGGGGCTCGGTGTCGGCCGCGACGGGGCGTTCGCCGAGTACGTCGCGCTGCCCGCGTCCAACGTGTGGGTGCACCGGGTCCCCGTCGACCTGGACGTCGCCGCGATCTTCGACCCGTTCGGCAACGCCGTGCACACCGCGCTGACGTTCCCGCTGGTCGGCGAGGACGTACTGATCACCGGCGCCGGCCCGATCGGCATCATGGCCGCGGCCGTCGCCAAGCACGCCGGGGCCCGTAACGTCATGATCACCGACGTCAGCGAGGCCCGGCTGGAGCTGGCCCGCAAGATCGGCGTCAGCCTCGCCCTCAACGTCGGCGAGCAGTCCATCGTCGACGGTCAGCGGGAGCTCGGACTGCGCGAGGGCTTCGACATCGGCCTGGAGATGTCCGGCCGCCCCGAAGCGATGCGCGACATGATCGCGAACATGACGCACGGCGGCCGGATCGCGATGCTCGGACTGCCCTCCGAGGACTTCGCCGTCGACTGGTCCCGCATCGTCACCTCCATGATCACGGTCAAGGGCATCTACGGCCGCGAGATGTACGAGACCTGGTACGCCATGTCCGTCCTGCTGGAGGGCGGCCTCGACCTCGCCCCCGTGATCACCGGCCGCTACGGCCACCGCGACTTCGAGGCGGCCTTCGACGACGCGGCGAGCGGACTCGGCGGCAAGGTCATCCTCGACTGGACCGTCTGACCTCCTACCGCCCCGTCCGGCCGCTTCCGTACCCAGCTGGGAGACCCCTTCATGTTCGACTCCGTACGCGACGACATGCGCACCACCCTCGAAGAGATCGAGGCCGCCGGGTTGCACAAGCCCGAGCGCGTGATCGGCACCCCGCAGTCCGCGACCGTCGCCGTCACCGCGGGGGGCCGCCCCGGTGAGGTGCTCAACTTCTGCGCCAACAACTACCTGGGCCTCGCCGACCACCCCGACGTGATCGCCGCCGCGCACCAGGCGCTGGACCGCTGGGGCTACGGCATGGCCTCGGTCCGCTTCATCTGCGGCACCCAGGAGGTCCACAAGGAGCTGGAGCAGCGGCTCTCCTCCTTCCTGGGCCAGGAGGACACGATCCTCTACTCCTCCTGCTTCGACGCCAACGGCGGAGTCTTCGAGACCGTCCTGGGCCCGGAGGACGCGGTCATCTCCGACGCCCTCAACCACGCCTCGATCATCGACGGCATCCGGCTGTGCAAGGCCAAGCGCTTCCGCTACGCCAACCGCGACATGGCCGACCTGGAGCAGCAGCTCAAGGAGGCGTCCGGGGCCCGGCGCCGCCTCGTCGTCACCGACGGCGTCTTCTCCATGGACGGGTACGTCGCACCCCTGCGCGAGATCTGCGACCTCGCCGAGCGCTACGACGCCATGGTCATGGTCGACGACTCGCACGCCGTCGGCTTCGTCGGCCCCGGCGGGCGCGGCACCCCCGAACTGCACGACGTGATGGACCGCGTCGACATCATCACGGGCACGCTCGGCAAGGCGCTCGGCGGCGCCTCCGGCGGTTACGTCGCCGCCCGCGCCGAGATCGTCGCGCTGCTGCGCCAGCGCTCGCGCCCGTACCTCTTCTCCAACTCGCTCGCCCCGGTCATCGCGGCGGCCTCGCTGAAGGTCATCGACCTGCTGGAGTCCGCCGGAGACCTGCGCGAGCAGCTCAATGCCAACACCGCGCTCTTCCGCACCCGGATGACCGAGGAAGGCTTCGACGTCCTGCCCGGCGACCACGCCATCGCCCCCGTGATGATCGGGGACGCGGCGAAGGCAGGCCGGATGGCGGAGCTGCTCCTGGAGCGCGGTGTGTACGTGATCGGGTTCTCGTACCCGGTCGTCCCGCAGGGCGCGGCCCGTATCCGCGTCCAGCTGTCCGCCGCGCACTCCACGGCGGACGTCAACCGCGCGGTCGACGCGTTCGTGGACGCACGGACAGCCCTGGGCGCCTAGCACCCCGTCGCGGAGGGCGTACCGGACGCTCTCCGCGACCTGGGACAATAGGCACATGATCGATGCACGGCGGCTGCGCATCCTGCGTGCGGTCGCGGACCACCGCACAGTGACCGCGGCGGCCGCCGCGCTGTATCTGACCCCCTCCGCCGTCTCCCAGCAGCTGGCCGCGCTGGAGCAGGAGACCGGGCACCGGCTGGTCGAGCGCAACGCGCGAGGAACCAGGCTCACGGTTGCCGGCGAGATCCTGCTGACCCACACCAACGTGGTGCTGGCCCAGCTGGAGCGGGCGGAGGCGGAGCTCGCCGCCTACGGCGCGGGTGACGCCGGGACGGTCACGGTCGCCGCGTTCGCCACCGGCATCGGCCTGGTCCTCGCCCCCGCGATCGCCGCCCTCGGCAGGTCCGCCCCCGGCATCCGGGTCCGGGTCCAGGACGCGGAGGGCGACGCGAGCGTCCCGATGGTGCTGGACCGCCAGGTCGATGTGGCGGTGGCCGTCGAGTACCGGGGCGCACCGGGGGAGGACGACCGCCGGCTGACCCGGGTGCCGCTGTACTCGGAGCCGTTCGACGCGGTGCTCCCGGTGCGGCACCGGCTGGCGGACCAGGAGCAGGTGGCGATCGCCGATCTGGCGAAGGACACCTGGATCGGCCCCTACCCGGGCAACCCGTGCCATGACGTGGTGGTCCTGGCCTGCGAGTACGCGGGCTTCGCGCCCAGCCTCGAACACTCCTCGGACGACTTCCACGCGGTCGTCGCACTGGCCGGCGCGGATGCCGGAGTGGCCCTGGTCCCGAGATCCGCGCTGCGCGGGATGGACCTGACGGACGTGGTGGTCCGCCCGGTGCAGGGCGCCGCCCCGACGCGCCGGGTGTTCGCGGCGGTACGCCGTGGAGCGGAGGCGCATCCGCTGATCGCACCGGTGCTGGACGCGCTGGCGGGGGCGGCGGGAGGCGTGGGGCTCGGCCGCGGGACGGGCTGAGGCACCGGGCGCGGGCTTCCGGTGGCGGGTTTCGGGCCTCGAAGCGGATCTCCGGAATCGCCCGCCGCGGCCCGGCCGATCGGCCAGACTTGCTGCTCCTTCCCGGTGACGAAAGGGCAGTCGACATGGCGAACAGCGCGCTCCTCGTGATGGACGTCCAGCAGGACATCGTGGACATCGTCGACGACGGCTCCGGATATCTGCCGCGCCTGAGCAAAGCGATCGACGGTGCCCGCGCGGCCGGCATCCCCGTGATCTACGTGACGATCGGGTTACCGCCGGGCGATCCGGAAGTCAGCCCTCGCAACAGGGTGATCACGAACGCGGTGCGGGACGGCCTGTTCGCCGAGGGCGACGCCGGTACCGAGATCCATCCCGATGTCGCTCCCCGGCAGGGCGACGGCGTGGTCACCAAGAGGCGGGGGAGCGCATTCTCGGGCAGCGACTTCGACCTGGTGCTCAGGCGGCGCGGCATCGACAGCCTCGTCGTCACCGGCCTCGCCACCAGCGGTGTGGTGCTGTCCACCCTGTGCCAAGCCGTCGACCTGGACTTCGGCATCACCGTCCTGGTGGATGCCTGCCTCGACACCGACCCCGAACTGCACCGGGTCCTCACCGAGAGGCTGTTCCCGCGTTGGGGGGACGTCGTCACCGTCGAGGACTGGCTCCAAGTCATCGCACCGCGGTAGCGGGCGCAGAGCCGGCGCATCGGCGCGGTCCTCACCGGGCCCGGCCTCGGACCGGTTGGCGGCACGAGCCACCGCCGGGATCCTCCGGGTGCCGGGGTGTCCGGAGGACAACGGGATCCGCTGAGCGTCCCCGGCCGGGTCACGCGGGCTGGAGCAGGTCCCAGCGGTTGCCGTACAGGTCCTCGAAGACCGCGACCGAACCGTAGACCTCGTGCCGGGGCTCCTCCAGGAACCGCACCCCCGCCGCCAGCATCCGCGCGTGGTCCGCCGCGAAGTCCTCCGTGTGCAGGAAGAAGCCGACCCGGCCCCCGGTCTGCGCCCCGACGCTCGCCCCCTGCTCCTCGTCCTTGGCCCGGGCCAGCAGCAGACCCGAACCACGCGTCCCACGCGGCCGGACCACCACCCAGCGGGAGCCGTCGCCCCGGTCGGTGTCCTCGACCAGTTCGAAGCCGAGGGCGTCGGTGTAGAAGGCAAGTGCCTCGTCGTAGTCGCGGACGACCAGGGTGACCAGAGCGATGTGCGGCATGGGGGGTCCTCGTTGATCAGGGCGGGCAGGGGGAGTGCGCGGCGCAGGGCCCGTCGGCCGGATCGGGCCGGGCTCGCGGGGCCTGGGGGCGCCGGGCCCGCAGCGGGACAATATCGGGCATGGACACCAGTGACCTCATCGGGCTGACCGCCCGCGCCCGTCGGCTCGCCCTGGCCGGGGAGCGCCGCGTCCTCGGTATCGCCGGGCCACCCGGTGCCGGGAAGTCCACCCTGGCCCGGCAGTTGGTCGACGCCCTCGGGCCGCTCGCCGTCCTCGTGCCCATGGACGGCTTCCACCTCGCCCAGGCCGAACTGGAACGGCTCGGCCGTGCCGCGCGCAAGGGCGCGCCCGACACCTTCGACGCCGCCGGATACGCCGCCCTGCTCCGGCGACTGCGCACACCGCAGCCGGAGACCGTCGTGTACGCCCCCGCGTTCGACCGGGCCCTGGAGCAGCCGGTCGCCGGGTCCCTCCCGGTCGCCCCGGACGTTCCGCTGGTCGTCACCGAGGGCAACTACCTGCTCCACGGGGACGGCGGCTGGGCGCCGGTGCGCGGGCTGCTCGACGAGGCGTGGTACCTGGAGCTGGACCAGGACGTACGGATCCGCAGGCTCGTCGAGCGGCATGTGCGGTTCGGGAAGCCGCGGCCGTACGCGGAGCGCTGGGTCGCCGGTTCCGACGAGACGAACGCACGGCTCGTCGCCCGCGGCCGCGACCGGGCCGACCTCGTCGTACGGCTCGGGCCCGTCCGACCCTGATCCGCCGGACTCTGATCTGCCGGACCTTGATCCGCCGGGCCCTGATCCGCCGGGCCCGGACCCGGACCCTGATCCGCCGGACCGGCCCTCGGTCCCCGAGCCCGGGAGGAACCGCACGGCACCCGCCCCGACCGCTCGCGCACGGCCGTTCGTACGGGCAGGATGCAGGGAGCCGTTCCGCGCCGCCAGGAGGTCCCGCATGCCCAGCCCGAACCAGCCCGTGCCGTTCACCGCCGACGACTACCGGGCCCGGATGACGCGTGCCGCCGAGAGCGCCGCCGCCGCCGGACTCGCGGGATTGCTGGTGGCGCCCGGACCCGATCTGGTCTACCTGACGGGGTACCGGCCCACCGCGATCACCGAGCGCCTCACCGTCCTCGTCCTCGCCGCCGGACAGGACCCCGTCCTGGTCGTACCGACGCTGGAGGCAGCGGACGCGGAGCACGCCGTCGGCGCACCCGCCCTGACCCTGCGGGACTGGACGGACGCCAAGGACCCGTACGCCGTCACGGCACCGCTGCTCGACGCGAAGGGCCGGTTCGGGATCAGCGACAACACCTGGGCGATGCACCTGCTCGGCCTCCAGCAGTACCTGCCCGGGACCTCGTACGCCTCCCTCACCGAGGCGCTGCCGATGCTGCGCGCCGTGAAGGACGCCGCCGAGCTGGAGCGGATCACCGCGGCGGGGGCCGCCGCCGACGCCACGTACGAGGAGATCCTGAAGGTCCGGTTCGCCGGCCGCAAGGAGACCGACGTCGCCGCCGACCTGGCCCGGCTGCTCACCGAGTACGGGCACTCCCAGGTCGACTTCACCGTGGTCGGCTCCGGGCCGAACGGCGCCAACCCGCACCACGAGGCGGGCAGCCGCACCATCGAGCGGGGCGACATGGTCGTGCTCGACTTCGGCGGCCTCAAGCACGGCTACGGCTCCGACACCTCCCGTACGGTCCACGTCGGCGAACCCACCGCCGAGGAGCAGCGGGTCCACGACGTCGTGCGGGAGGCGCAGGAGGCCGGCTGCAACGCGGTCCGGCCCGGTGCCGCCTGCCAGGACATCGACCGGGCCGCCCGCGCCGTCATCACCGAGTTCGGCTACGGCGACCGGTTCATCCACCGCACCGGCCACGGGATCGGCGTCACCACCCACGAGCCCCCGTACATGATCGAGGGCGAGGAGCAGCCGCTCGTCCCCGGCATGTGCTTCTCCGTGGAGCCCGGCGTCTATCTGCCGGGCCGGTTCGGTGTGCGGATCGAGGACATCGTGACCGTCACCGAGGACGGCGGCCGGCGCCTCAACTCCACCGCGCGCGAGCTGGCGATCGTCGAGTAGCGCCGCCCCGGTCAACGGCGGCGGAGGATCAGTCGTCCGCCAGCACCACGCACGACTCCGGCGGAAGGTGCAGCACCCCGTCCGCGCCGGGCGCCTCGACCGGCTGCCAGGCGGCCAGCACCCGGCCACCGCCGCTCCGGTGCCGGCCGCCCCCGAGCGGGATCGTGGCGGGCTTCTCGTCCAGGTTGACCGCGATCCGCAGATCGCCCCGCCGGAACGCCAGCCAGCGGGCCTCGTCGTCGTACGCCGTCTTCACCGTCGCCAGATCGGGGTCGCTGAGGTCGGGCAGGGTGCGGCGCAACGCGATCAGCTCGCGGTACCAGGCGTGCAGCCGGGCGTGCGGCTCCCGCCCCGGCTCGCTCCAGTCCAGGCAGGAGCGGTCCCGGGTGGCCGGGTCCTGCGGGTCCGGGATGTCCTCCTCGGCCCAGCCGTGCGCGCCGAACTCCCGCCGCCTGCCGTTGCGTACCGCCTCGGCCAGCTCCGGGTCGGTGTGGTCGGTGAAGAACTGCCAGGGCGTACGGGCACCCCACTCCTCGCCCATGAACAGCATCGGCGTGAACGGTCCGGTGAGCACGAGCGCCGCCGCGCAGGCCAGCAGACCGGGGGAGAGGGAGGCGGCGAGCCGGTCGCCGAGCGCCCGGTTGCCGATCTGGTCGTGGGTCTGCGCATAGCCGACGAAGCGGTGGGCGGCGCTGCGGGTGACGTCGACGGGGCGGCCGTGCGTCCGGCCGCGGAAGCCGGAGTACGTACCGTTGTGGAAGAAGGCACTGGTCACGGTCTTGGCGAGCGCGGCCAGCGGGGCGACGGCGAAGTCCGCGTAGTAGCCCTGCGCCTCACCGGTGAGGGCGGTGTGCAGACAGTGGTGGAAGTCGTCGTTCCACTGCGCGTGCAGACCGGTGCCGCCCGACTCGCGGGGCGTCGTCGTACGCGGGTCGCAGCGGTCGGACTCCGCGATCAGCGAGAGCGGGCGGCCCAGTTCGGCGGAGAGCGCGTCGGCCGCCGCGGACAGTTCCTCCAGGAACGTCAGCGCCCGGGTGTCGGCCAGGGCGTGGACCGCGTCGAGCCGCAGGCCGTCCAGGTGGTAGTCGCGCAGCCAGGCGAGCGCGCTGCCCAGCAGGAACGCCCGCACCTCGTCGGAGCCGGGGGCGTCCAGATTGACCGCCGCTCCCCACGGTGTGTGGTGCGTGTCGGTGAAGTACGGACCGAAGGACGGGAGGTGGTTGCCGGAGGGGCCCAGATGGTTGTGGACCACGTCCAGGACGACGGCGAGACCGAGCCCGTGCGCCGTGTCGACAAAGCGCTTCAGTCCCTCCGGGCCGCCGTACGGCTCGTGCACGGCCCACAGCGACACCCCCTCGTACCCCCAGCCGTGGACACCGGGGAACGGGCAGACCGGCATCAGCGACACATGGGTGATGCCCAGCTCGGCCAGATGCCCGAGCCGCGCGGCCGCCGCGTCGAAGGTCCCCTCGGCGGTGTACGTACCGATGTGCAGCTCGTACAGGACGGCGCCCGGCAGCCCGCGCCCGGCCCAGTCGGAGCGCCATGCGAACCCGGAGTGGTCGACGACCGCGCTCTCGCCGTCCGGCCCCTCCGGCTGGCGCCGCGAGCGGGGGTCGGGGAGCACCGGCCCGCCGTCGAGGACGAAGCCGTAGCGGTCGCCGTCCGCGGCCTGCGCGTCGGCCGTCCACCAGCCGGCCCGTCCGGGATCGCGTTCCATGGGCCGCAGTTCACCCGCCAGCCGCAGAGCGGCCGACTCCGCATCCGGTGCCCATACGTCGAACTGCATGCAGCGCTCCTCGTCTCGTCGTCCGGCCCATGGTCGACAGAAGTCGCAATCACCGACCCACGACACTGGATCGAGCCCGTTACTGGCGGTTAAAGTCTGGTTCTGATCACTGCCCTGCCGACTTCCGCCATACGCACTTCCTCTTGGACCGTCCCCGATTGCCGGTCGGTCTCACTACGGCTGTGGAGGCCGAGATGACTGTGCCGATGTTCCCGCCCGGTTTCCTCTGGGGAGCCTCCGCCTCCGCCTTCCAGACCGAGGGGGCCGCCGACACCGACGGCAAGGGCCCATCGGGCTGGGACGCCTTCGCCGCGCAGCCCGGACGGATCAAGGACGGCGCCGACACCGGCCGCGGCACGGGCTTCCACCGGCACTACCGCGAGGACGTCGCCCTGCTGGCCGGCCTCGGCGCCGACGCGTTCCGGTTCTCGGTGAGCTGGCCGCGCGTCGTCCCCGGCGGCAGCGGCCCGGTCAACCCGCAGGGGCTCGACTTCTACGACCGCCTCGTCGACGAACTCTGCGCCCGCGGGATCACCCCCGCCCCCACCCTCTACCACTGGGACACCCCGCTCCCGCTGGACGAGGCCGGCGGCTGGCTCAACCGGGACACGGCCTACCGCTTCGCCGAGTACGCGGGCATCGTCGCCGAACGCCTCGCCGACCGCGTACCCATGTGGATCACCATCAACGAACCCGCCGAAGTGACCATGCTCGGCTACGCACTCGGCGAGCACGCACCCGGCCGCACCCTCCTCTTCGACGCACTGCCCGCCGCCCACCACCAGCTCCTCGCCCACGGCCTGGCCGTACGCGCACTGCGTGCCGCGGGGGCCGACAACATCGGCATCGCCGTCTCGCACTCCCCGGTCTGGACCGCGGGGGAGTCCGACGAGGACCGCTTCGCCGCAGAGCTGTACGACACGCTGACCAACCGGCTGTTCGCCGACCCGCTCCTCATCGGCAGCTACCCCGACGAGAAATTCGCCGCACTGATGCCGGGCCCGGTCGAGGACGACCTGCGGACCATCTCCACCCCGCTCGACTGGTACGGGGTCAACTACTACAACCCCACACTCGTCGGCGCGCCCAGGTCCGACGCCCTCGACACCTTCGCCGGCTTCGGCATGCCCGCCGAACTGCCCTTCGGCATAAGGGAGATCGAGGGATACGAGAAGACCGACTTCGGCTGGCCCGTCGTCCCCGACGGGCTGCGCGAAACCCTCGTCGAGCTGAGCAGCCGCTACGGCGACCGGCTCCCGCCGCTCTACATCACCGAGAACGGCTGCGCCCTCGACGAACCCGCCAAGGACACCCGCCGGATCGCCTTCCTCGACGCCCATCTGAACTCCCTGCGGTCGGCCATGGACGCGGGGGTGGACGTACGCGGCTACTTCACCTGGTCGCTCACCGACAACATCGAGTGGATCGAGGGAGCCGGCAAGCGTTTCGGCCTGGTCCACATCGACTACGAGACGCTGCGCCGCACGCCCAAGGACTCGTACGCCTGGTACCGCGAAATGATCAGGGAACAGAAGCGGCAGAGCGCCGGTCCGGGCAGCCTGACCGGCGCGGACTCGGCGCGCTAGGCAGGGGCGGAGGCGAGGACCCGGTCCAGGATCCGGCGGCCGGCCCGGCCCCGGGCCGGCCGGGAACTCCTCGCGCAGGAGCTCGGGGGCACGCTCGGTCAACGCCAGCCGCACGACCAGTCCGTCGCCGAGCCGCCGGAGCTGGTTGTCCCAGCCCGAGGCGGCCGGCCGGATCCCCAGGCCGGCCAGGTGCGGGTGCCGGTCACGGGCGAGGGTGCGGACGAAGCCCTCGTCGACGCTGCCTCGTTCCACGCGTCCCTCCCAGCGGTCACGCCCAGCGTGGGACGGCCCGGTGGAGGTGGTCCGGCTGCGCGCCCCGGCCCGCCTGCCGCGGCGGCTCCGTCAGTCCCACACCATGTCGAAGGCGCGCTCGAAGTTGACGTACCCCAGACGCTCGAAAGACCTCGCCATCGGAATATTGCCCAGGTCCGTCGCCGCCCGGATCCGCTCCACCCCGTCCTGCCCCGCGAGCACCCGGGTGCCCTCCGCGAGGAGCTCGTCGATGTGGCCGTGACCACGCCGCGCGGGCAGCACACCGATGTACGCGATGATCGGGTTGTAGTTGTTGCGGGCCGGGATCACGAAGCCGACCGGTTCGCCGTCGGGGAGCTCGGCGATGCGCCACCACTCCCGCGGAGTGGTGTAGTTGGCCAGTTCCTCGTCGTAGTGCTTCTCCGCGGCCCGGCGCGCCGACAGCCCGGAGGCCAGGTCCTGTTGGCCGTGGGCGTCGAGGGTGCCCTCCATCACCGGAGTCATCAGCGCGAGGAGGTCCTCGCGCCCGGCGACCGGGCGGAAGCGCAGCCGGCCGCTGTCCGCGGGCACCGGGGTCCCCGCGCGCCACTCCAGGCGCAGCCGCTCCACCAGCATCCGGGCACCGGCGCGTTCCATCACCCGGACCCGGGCCTCGACGACATCACGGGCCACCGGGTCCTCACGCCAGTCGGACGGCACGAATCGCCCGTACTCGGGACGCGGGCCGCCTGCGGGCACGACCGCCGCGCTCGCCGTCTCCAGCAGCCGCAGGCCCACCTCGCCTCGCTCGGGCTCGGGTAGCGTGTCGTCGAGGTCGAAGAAGTCGAGGAGGAGCGGCACCTTGCCGTCCGGGCTCCACCACGCGATCCGCGCCACCACCCGCTCGCCCCGCAGGGCCACCCACATCCACTCCGGGCGGCGGCGGCCGGAGCCGAGGTCGTCCGCCAGCTCGTGGTCGAGGACGTACGACAGCCGGCAGAAAAGAGCGAGCTCCTCCGGCCCGGCGAGCGGACGGAAGGTCAGTTCGTGTGGTGCGTCGGGCACAAAGTCTCCTGGGAGGACAGGGGAGCGCCCCGGCGGTCGCCGGGGCGGCACGGCGGCAGACGGTAGCAACGCATCGCTCCGGGCGCCCCTGGATATCCGGGTGAGGGATGTGGCCGGGGCCCGTTCAGGAGCGAGGAAGCAGCGGTCGTTCTGGACACCTTGGGGCGGTCGGACCGACAATTGGCCCCGTGACGTCCTCCTTCGAGTTCCACACGTATCCCGCGCGGCTGTCCGACGCCCAGCGCGACCGTGTTCTCGGTGTGCTCAGAGAAGGCGCGGCGCAGGGAAAGCTCTCCCACGACACCTTCATGCGGCGCATGGAGCTGGCCCTGACCGCGAACCGCTCCGAGGAGCTGGAGGCGCTCACCGCCGACCTGGACAGCGGGGGCCGCTGGTCGCGGCAGCTGATGCGGTTCGTCGGCGGGGTCTCCGGCTTTCCCGGGCGGGTACGCAGGGCCTGGTGGGCCGAGCGGCTGCCCAAACTGCTGCTGCCGGCGCCGAGCCCGTACCCCCTGCTCATCGGCCGGGATCCGGGCAACGGGCTGCGCCTCAGCCACGAGACCGTGTCCCGGACGCACGCCGAACTCACCGTGCACGGCGGCCGGTGGCTGCTGCGCGACCTGGGCTCGACCAACGGCACCTGTGTCAACGGACAGCGCGTCACCGGGACGGTCTCGGTGCGGGAGGGGGACCAGGTGAGCTTCGGCACGATGGCCTTCCGGCTCTCCGCACCCGCGCTCAGGCCGCCTGTGTAGCGCATCCGCGGACCGCTCGCCCGTCCGGCCCGACTGTCCGGCCCGCGCTCACGCCTGTGAGCGCCTCCGTCACCCGGACGGCCCCGCGCCGACTGCGGTGGGCCCGTTCAGGTGATCCCCTGAGGGGGACCGCGCCGCACACCGGCGCACCGACCGCCCGGGGGTACGGATGCAGACCGACGCGCCCGGCGACATACCCGCCCCGACGCCCTCGCCCGACCACCGCGCCGCCAGGCCGGCACGGTCCCGCCGGACGACCCGCCCCGGCGGCGGTCCGAGCCTCCTCGCCCCCGGCGCGGCCCGCGACCCGTACCGGCTCTACCGGGTACTGCGCGAGGAGCACCCACTCAGCTACGACGCCCCGCTGGGTGCCTGGCTGATCAGCCGGTACGACGATGTCGTCACCGCGCTCACCGGCCCGGAGTTCACCGGCTTCCCGCACGACGGGGCACCCCGCGGCGGCCCCGCCCCGCTCGGCCTCTGCCACGGCAGCACCGGCTGCCTGCCCCGCGACCGGTACACGGTGGTGACCGGGTTCGTGCCCCGCCGCCTGGCCGAACGCGTAGAGCGGACCGCCTATGTGCTGGCCCGGCGCATCGCCGGGCGTCGGCAGGCCGATCTCGTCGAGGAGTTCTGCCACTGGCTGCCCGCCGGTACCGGGCCGTTCCGGTCCCCGTTGCGCACCGGTGACGCAGCACCCGTCGACGAGGGACCCTGCACCCGGCACACCGGGCTGCGCGAGACGGCACTCGCCTCGTTCCTCGCCAACCTGCTGGACGACCCCGACCTGCTGGCCGCGCTGCGCGTCGAACCCACACTCGCCGGCCGGGCCTGGACGGAGTCGATGCGCCGCGACCCGCCCGTCCAGGTCGTATTGCGGCGCACCCTCACCGAGGTCACCCTCAGCGGTGGCACCCTTCCTGCGCGGGCCCCCGTCGCCTGCCTGATCGGCTCGGCGGTACGTGACCCGGAACGGTTCGCCGCACCCGATGTGTTCGACCCCTTCCGCCGCGACCAGGCCGACGCCACCACCGGCCCGGCGGGCTGCCCGGCCGTGGTGCTCGGACGGCTGGAGGCCGAACAGGGCCTGCGCGCCCTGCTGGACGCGATGCCCCGGCTCCGCTGGGCGGACGGCTTCAGACCGGCCGCCACCGGCCTGCTCACCCGAGGCCCGCGGTCCCTCCTGGTACGACCCGGCTGAGCAGCGCCACCGGCCGTTCGGCGAACAGCTCGGCCACCGCGGCCGTGCCGCCGGAGAACTCCCGGCCCGGCGTCAGCAGATCCCGCCACACCCCGTCGTCCGGCAGCGCCAGCTCCGTCCCGCGCCAGCCGCCCGCCTCCGTCAGCCGAAGCGACAGCCGGGTCACCGCCGTGACGACTTCGCCCGAGCGGCAGAACGCCAGACAGTGCCCGGCCGCCGGACCGCAGGCCGCCAGCGGGGCGTACGTCCCCGACTCACCGAACACCCCGGGCCGCTCGCGCCGAAGCCGCAGCGCCGCCACCGTCAGAGCCTCCTTCTCGTCGAAGGGCG
It contains:
- a CDS encoding nucleoside/nucleotide kinase family protein, with the translated sequence MDTSDLIGLTARARRLALAGERRVLGIAGPPGAGKSTLARQLVDALGPLAVLVPMDGFHLAQAELERLGRAARKGAPDTFDAAGYAALLRRLRTPQPETVVYAPAFDRALEQPVAGSLPVAPDVPLVVTEGNYLLHGDGGWAPVRGLLDEAWYLELDQDVRIRRLVERHVRFGKPRPYAERWVAGSDETNARLVARGRDRADLVVRLGPVRP
- a CDS encoding LysR family transcriptional regulator; this encodes MIDARRLRILRAVADHRTVTAAAAALYLTPSAVSQQLAALEQETGHRLVERNARGTRLTVAGEILLTHTNVVLAQLERAEAELAAYGAGDAGTVTVAAFATGIGLVLAPAIAALGRSAPGIRVRVQDAEGDASVPMVLDRQVDVAVAVEYRGAPGEDDRRLTRVPLYSEPFDAVLPVRHRLADQEQVAIADLAKDTWIGPYPGNPCHDVVVLACEYAGFAPSLEHSSDDFHAVVALAGADAGVALVPRSALRGMDLTDVVVRPVQGAAPTRRVFAAVRRGAEAHPLIAPVLDALAGAAGGVGLGRGTG
- a CDS encoding VOC family protein, coding for MPHIALVTLVVRDYDEALAFYTDALGFELVEDTDRGDGSRWVVVRPRGTRGSGLLLARAKDEEQGASVGAQTGGRVGFFLHTEDFAADHARMLAAGVRFLEEPRHEVYGSVAVFEDLYGNRWDLLQPA
- a CDS encoding aminopeptidase P family protein, whose amino-acid sequence is MPSPNQPVPFTADDYRARMTRAAESAAAAGLAGLLVAPGPDLVYLTGYRPTAITERLTVLVLAAGQDPVLVVPTLEAADAEHAVGAPALTLRDWTDAKDPYAVTAPLLDAKGRFGISDNTWAMHLLGLQQYLPGTSYASLTEALPMLRAVKDAAELERITAAGAAADATYEEILKVRFAGRKETDVAADLARLLTEYGHSQVDFTVVGSGPNGANPHHEAGSRTIERGDMVVLDFGGLKHGYGSDTSRTVHVGEPTAEEQRVHDVVREAQEAGCNAVRPGAACQDIDRAARAVITEFGYGDRFIHRTGHGIGVTTHEPPYMIEGEEQPLVPGMCFSVEPGVYLPGRFGVRIEDIVTVTEDGGRRLNSTARELAIVE
- a CDS encoding cysteine hydrolase family protein, producing the protein MANSALLVMDVQQDIVDIVDDGSGYLPRLSKAIDGARAAGIPVIYVTIGLPPGDPEVSPRNRVITNAVRDGLFAEGDAGTEIHPDVAPRQGDGVVTKRRGSAFSGSDFDLVLRRRGIDSLVVTGLATSGVVLSTLCQAVDLDFGITVLVDACLDTDPELHRVLTERLFPRWGDVVTVEDWLQVIAPR
- the tdh gene encoding L-threonine 3-dehydrogenase, whose protein sequence is MKALVKQKAEPGLWLMDVPEPETGPSDVLIKVLRTGICGTDLHIRNYDGWAQQAVRTPLVLGHEFVGEVAAIGSDVVDIAVGDLVSGEGHLVCGKCRNCLAGRRHLCRSTVGLGVGRDGAFAEYVALPASNVWVHRVPVDLDVAAIFDPFGNAVHTALTFPLVGEDVLITGAGPIGIMAAAVAKHAGARNVMITDVSEARLELARKIGVSLALNVGEQSIVDGQRELGLREGFDIGLEMSGRPEAMRDMIANMTHGGRIAMLGLPSEDFAVDWSRIVTSMITVKGIYGREMYETWYAMSVLLEGGLDLAPVITGRYGHRDFEAAFDDAASGLGGKVILDWTV
- a CDS encoding glycine C-acetyltransferase; the encoded protein is MFDSVRDDMRTTLEEIEAAGLHKPERVIGTPQSATVAVTAGGRPGEVLNFCANNYLGLADHPDVIAAAHQALDRWGYGMASVRFICGTQEVHKELEQRLSSFLGQEDTILYSSCFDANGGVFETVLGPEDAVISDALNHASIIDGIRLCKAKRFRYANRDMADLEQQLKEASGARRRLVVTDGVFSMDGYVAPLREICDLAERYDAMVMVDDSHAVGFVGPGGRGTPELHDVMDRVDIITGTLGKALGGASGGYVAARAEIVALLRQRSRPYLFSNSLAPVIAAASLKVIDLLESAGDLREQLNANTALFRTRMTEEGFDVLPGDHAIAPVMIGDAAKAGRMAELLLERGVYVIGFSYPVVPQGAARIRVQLSAAHSTADVNRAVDAFVDARTALGA